The proteins below are encoded in one region of Pyxidicoccus trucidator:
- a CDS encoding peptidylprolyl isomerase — MFAAGLLPVVLGGFVAFSAPDRLDLPEQQEVALVNDKPVSLERFNRLLAFTTSRATSTDGRVPDADALLLKNALVQKLIDEAVTDAAAKAEGVEVSTKDLDAAYAAFEQSFPTSDAFKQYVENTPDGSTAIRGDIRQRLLRERLAKKDSSWAVSSDEVKRHYESHPGLYHQPKRVNASEVCTSSGQDGYSKAKDLLEKVHQGKVAFADAARESSSGATRALGGARVDLTEATLESHVWKALVVRKPGELTDILETKDGYCFLLVHEVLPELDRKFEDAQPEIQAWLERLYADARFKSLLGELRSKVVIKNLFAERYAALLKDLLKPGAATSQLSFSLPSTSVPPQPVPAGAPATPASKQSRPRP; from the coding sequence TTGTTCGCCGCTGGCCTGCTCCCCGTCGTCCTGGGCGGCTTCGTGGCCTTCTCCGCCCCGGACCGGCTGGACCTCCCCGAGCAGCAGGAGGTCGCCCTCGTCAACGACAAGCCCGTCTCGCTGGAGCGCTTCAACCGCCTCCTGGCCTTCACCACCTCGCGGGCCACCAGCACCGATGGCCGCGTCCCGGACGCGGATGCGCTCCTGCTCAAGAACGCGCTCGTCCAGAAGCTCATCGATGAAGCCGTCACCGACGCGGCCGCGAAGGCCGAGGGCGTGGAGGTGAGCACGAAGGACCTCGACGCGGCCTACGCGGCCTTCGAGCAGTCCTTCCCCACCTCCGACGCCTTCAAGCAGTACGTGGAGAACACGCCGGACGGCAGCACGGCCATCCGCGGCGACATCCGCCAGCGCCTGCTGCGAGAGCGACTGGCGAAGAAGGACTCCTCCTGGGCGGTCTCCTCCGACGAGGTGAAGCGCCACTACGAGAGCCACCCCGGGCTGTACCACCAGCCCAAGCGGGTGAACGCGAGCGAGGTGTGCACGTCCTCCGGCCAGGACGGCTACAGCAAGGCCAAGGACCTGCTGGAGAAGGTGCACCAGGGCAAGGTGGCCTTCGCCGACGCCGCCCGCGAGTCCTCGAGCGGCGCCACCCGCGCCCTCGGCGGCGCCCGGGTGGACCTGACGGAGGCCACGCTGGAGTCCCACGTCTGGAAGGCGCTCGTGGTGCGCAAGCCCGGAGAGCTCACCGACATCCTCGAGACGAAGGACGGCTACTGCTTCCTGCTCGTTCATGAAGTCCTCCCCGAACTGGACCGGAAGTTCGAGGACGCCCAGCCCGAAATCCAGGCCTGGCTCGAGCGGCTGTACGCGGATGCCCGGTTCAAGTCCCTGCTCGGAGAGCTCCGCTCCAAGGTCGTCATCAAGAACCTCTTCGCCGAGCGCTACGCGGCCCTGCTCAAGGACCTGCTCAAGCCCGGCGCCGCCACTTCGCAGCTCTCCTTCAGCCTCCCGTCCACCTCGGTGCCGCCGCAGCCCGTCCCGGCTGGCGCGCCCGCCACTCCCGCCTCCAAGCAGAGCCGCCCGCGCCCATGA
- a CDS encoding PKD domain-containing protein, with translation MNRIPWMAGLALLLAAFTSQAGDFAGPQQVKTTEGYFEFAEDGYLWPFNVTCSQTGFSPAPSVQIAPGSGDPGVATSNPISSPAACPIFDSTGNGQPEFHFNLRFNSLRDLGLKTIVCNGTHVDPAYCVSASFPPCNVVCDLAGVRNFTNPVAFRITVVNSPPTASLNHTPTPAWNATVTLRSNAADADGGSLTHAWRIVSKPPMSTATLAAANTANPTITFTSDRDIGNYQFAVDIADNEGELKSFTHSFTVPNVPPNISVTGSTELDATQPISLTAAPTNDVDGGALTFSWDLIEAPTRSGLAPTTGYATTAGINLPTTGIHVGTWRFRVTAKDNENATDSETVTVIVRNKKPRISFTGPTEIDVGQALQAATTITTDDDGGNLTFKWEVLQAPQSASVAPLTVLGTAASVTRATTANSAGTWVLRLTATDDENESVQENRIIVVDDVPTANIAGPSSIRLLEFPLVLDGRGSNDPDSPCPSQANRCHVTDGSPVQGISPGIVRYTWYVVDIPPDAWGAFTTGRVDEVFNVPANGSTLSLDWGDMQQGQWQFELEVQDGETNVARTRHTVTVVPPQTLPTAIVSGSAWYLVNLAGVLPGAIVVDGSISFDLDNVVTGTPGAGLGITQYAWSAVPPVGCAAPSLPSGPSARVLTLYPAGAAVPPVCQGFWKIRLTVTDDDSPAQTGFAETGVTIGNCAAGLCVDAPTTGTPAIVQSFDSADIDIYYHIDSTLYDNPLFAFGMYTLLEVFPSGSSTPVYSAMELNVSPMTKGLPLVFNWNGYTNAGTRPPTGRYDVRVTLLDYVLAPTIYSGLQPQAIQTETVSLQLASTAPHLEHAKVVAGTGSVTFDYRVDGALSISSLEWRVLNTSGNVVTRGNTPSAAALGAFSWNGRVGSTPQAPGRYQMEVEAFRSGRSLGVSPRVPFYLYDLALELPGHAIPTTGLPVAVNSDDDDANGVVDSAQAPAPATENDLVAVTLRFQPRVNGQLTLTADAPAQLKVWTTANKTGQLVLPKTFNIPADAIPAQVYVEALTPGSPQLRVEYQPPSGAALPRKELKLNQWKLETMQDTNGDFRVTAADTSTLFVRVGLWDFAFRVAADALGAINTLYNESDQARLTAVANPENFIGRDSRRFYYQLTDAARNTNAATAEEYPLEWFTTEADGVTNMDFPATNRNLTLTETGPNTGVFVSQAVMVVADQIDRDVPTNSGLTAHPGNAAYNTANHRVRQAKNPDGRVVARYQGVDPATPATLLRTPLFQRAPEERRVMTVRVFNFQDPNNLNIPAVPAATVDLVTEILREQYIAAGIRVEIVHTAATDVITLPAGSPVNLNNVASFGGGYGGLAPSADQLALINLVRGVDPAGPTNTNTVYLMFVGNLNTGNRGESFPDGWIPAGSPARNFVVAAGRAAAIGDTGAHEVGHMLTNATLTAGEASGATAGWAGGGHYGGTHAIYNLMRGGTIITNPRTHLNTKRLWDDTAVHTVQQITRARSTRFLRNP, from the coding sequence TTGAACCGCATCCCATGGATGGCAGGCCTCGCCCTGCTCCTCGCGGCCTTCACCAGTCAGGCCGGTGACTTCGCCGGACCCCAGCAGGTCAAGACCACGGAGGGGTACTTCGAGTTCGCCGAAGACGGCTACCTCTGGCCCTTCAACGTCACCTGCAGCCAGACGGGCTTCTCGCCCGCGCCCTCGGTGCAGATTGCCCCGGGCTCCGGGGACCCGGGCGTGGCGACGTCCAATCCCATCTCCTCGCCCGCGGCGTGCCCCATCTTCGACTCGACGGGGAACGGCCAGCCCGAGTTCCACTTCAACCTGCGCTTCAACTCGCTGCGGGACCTGGGCCTGAAGACCATCGTCTGCAACGGCACCCACGTCGACCCCGCCTACTGCGTGAGCGCGTCGTTCCCGCCGTGCAACGTCGTCTGTGACCTCGCGGGGGTGAGGAACTTCACCAACCCCGTCGCGTTCCGCATCACCGTCGTCAACTCGCCGCCCACCGCCAGCCTCAACCACACGCCCACGCCCGCGTGGAACGCCACCGTCACGCTCCGCTCCAACGCTGCTGACGCCGATGGCGGCTCGCTGACCCATGCCTGGCGCATCGTCAGCAAGCCCCCCATGTCCACTGCCACGCTGGCGGCCGCCAACACCGCCAACCCCACCATCACCTTCACGAGCGACCGCGACATCGGCAACTACCAGTTCGCGGTGGACATCGCCGACAACGAGGGCGAGCTGAAGTCCTTCACCCACTCGTTCACCGTCCCCAACGTCCCTCCGAACATCAGCGTCACCGGGTCCACGGAGCTTGACGCCACCCAGCCCATCAGCCTCACGGCGGCGCCCACCAACGACGTGGACGGCGGCGCGCTGACCTTCTCGTGGGACCTGATTGAGGCCCCCACCCGCTCGGGCCTCGCGCCCACGACGGGCTACGCCACCACGGCGGGCATCAACCTCCCCACCACCGGCATCCACGTGGGCACCTGGCGCTTCCGCGTCACGGCGAAGGACAACGAGAACGCCACCGACTCCGAGACGGTCACAGTCATCGTGCGCAACAAGAAGCCGCGCATCTCCTTCACTGGCCCCACCGAAATCGACGTCGGCCAGGCCCTCCAGGCGGCCACCACCATCACCACCGATGACGACGGCGGCAACCTCACCTTCAAGTGGGAGGTCCTCCAGGCGCCCCAGTCCGCGAGCGTGGCGCCCCTCACCGTGCTGGGCACCGCCGCCTCCGTCACCCGCGCCACCACGGCGAACTCCGCCGGCACCTGGGTACTCCGCCTCACCGCCACCGATGACGAGAACGAGTCCGTCCAGGAGAACCGCATCATCGTCGTGGATGACGTGCCCACCGCGAACATCGCCGGGCCGAGCTCCATCCGCCTGCTGGAGTTCCCCCTGGTGCTGGACGGGCGTGGCTCCAATGACCCCGACTCCCCGTGCCCCTCCCAGGCCAACCGCTGCCACGTGACGGACGGCAGCCCCGTCCAGGGCATCTCCCCGGGCATCGTCCGCTACACCTGGTACGTGGTGGACATCCCCCCGGACGCGTGGGGCGCCTTCACCACCGGCCGCGTGGACGAGGTGTTCAACGTCCCCGCCAACGGCTCCACACTGTCGCTGGACTGGGGTGACATGCAGCAGGGCCAGTGGCAGTTCGAGCTGGAGGTGCAGGACGGTGAGACCAACGTCGCGCGCACCCGGCACACCGTCACGGTGGTCCCCCCGCAGACGCTGCCCACCGCCATCGTCAGCGGCTCCGCCTGGTACCTCGTCAACCTCGCCGGCGTGCTGCCCGGCGCCATCGTGGTGGACGGCTCCATCAGCTTCGACCTCGACAACGTGGTGACGGGCACGCCCGGCGCGGGCCTGGGAATCACGCAGTACGCCTGGTCCGCGGTGCCGCCCGTCGGGTGCGCCGCGCCGTCGCTGCCGAGCGGCCCCTCGGCCAGAGTCCTCACCCTCTACCCCGCGGGCGCCGCTGTCCCGCCGGTCTGCCAGGGCTTCTGGAAGATTCGCCTCACCGTGACCGATGACGACTCGCCCGCGCAGACGGGCTTCGCGGAGACGGGTGTCACCATCGGCAACTGCGCCGCGGGCCTCTGCGTGGACGCGCCCACCACCGGCACGCCCGCCATCGTCCAGTCCTTCGACAGCGCGGACATCGACATCTACTACCACATCGACTCCACGCTCTATGACAACCCGCTGTTTGCCTTCGGCATGTACACGCTGCTGGAGGTCTTCCCCTCGGGCAGCAGCACGCCCGTGTACTCCGCGATGGAGCTGAACGTCTCGCCGATGACCAAGGGCCTGCCCCTGGTCTTCAACTGGAACGGGTACACCAACGCCGGCACCCGGCCGCCCACCGGCCGCTACGACGTGCGCGTGACGCTGCTCGACTACGTGCTGGCGCCCACCATCTACTCCGGCCTCCAACCCCAGGCCATCCAGACCGAGACAGTCTCTCTCCAGCTCGCCAGCACCGCGCCCCACCTCGAGCATGCGAAGGTGGTGGCGGGCACGGGCTCCGTGACGTTCGACTACCGCGTGGATGGGGCCCTCTCCATCTCCAGCCTGGAATGGCGTGTCCTCAACACGTCGGGCAACGTGGTGACGCGTGGCAACACGCCGAGCGCCGCCGCCCTCGGCGCCTTCTCCTGGAACGGCCGGGTGGGCTCCACGCCCCAGGCTCCGGGTCGCTACCAGATGGAGGTCGAGGCCTTCCGGAGCGGTCGCTCGCTGGGCGTGTCCCCGCGCGTGCCCTTCTACCTCTACGACCTGGCGCTGGAGCTCCCCGGCCACGCCATTCCCACCACCGGCCTGCCCGTCGCGGTCAACTCGGACGATGACGACGCCAACGGTGTCGTGGACTCGGCCCAGGCGCCCGCGCCCGCCACTGAGAATGACCTGGTGGCCGTCACGCTCCGCTTCCAGCCCCGGGTGAACGGCCAGCTCACCCTGACCGCGGACGCGCCGGCCCAGCTCAAGGTCTGGACGACCGCGAACAAGACCGGCCAACTGGTGCTGCCGAAGACGTTCAACATCCCCGCGGACGCCATCCCCGCGCAGGTCTACGTCGAGGCCCTCACGCCCGGCTCGCCCCAGCTTCGGGTGGAGTACCAGCCGCCCTCCGGCGCCGCGCTGCCGCGCAAGGAGCTGAAGCTCAACCAGTGGAAGCTGGAGACGATGCAGGACACCAACGGTGACTTCCGCGTCACCGCGGCGGACACGTCCACGCTCTTCGTCCGGGTGGGCCTGTGGGACTTCGCCTTCCGCGTGGCGGCGGACGCCCTCGGCGCCATCAACACGCTCTACAACGAGTCGGACCAGGCGCGCCTCACGGCCGTCGCCAACCCGGAGAACTTCATCGGGCGCGACTCCCGCCGCTTCTACTACCAACTGACGGACGCGGCGCGGAACACCAACGCCGCCACGGCGGAGGAGTACCCCCTGGAGTGGTTCACCACCGAGGCGGACGGCGTCACCAACATGGACTTCCCGGCCACCAACCGCAACCTCACCCTCACCGAGACGGGGCCCAACACGGGCGTGTTCGTGTCCCAGGCGGTGATGGTGGTGGCGGACCAGATTGACCGGGACGTCCCCACCAACTCGGGGCTCACGGCCCACCCGGGCAACGCGGCCTACAACACGGCGAACCACCGCGTCCGCCAGGCGAAGAACCCGGACGGCCGCGTGGTGGCGAGGTACCAGGGCGTCGACCCCGCGACGCCGGCCACCCTGCTCAGGACGCCGCTCTTCCAGCGCGCCCCCGAGGAGCGCCGGGTGATGACGGTCCGCGTCTTCAACTTCCAGGACCCCAACAACCTGAACATCCCCGCCGTCCCCGCGGCCACCGTGGACCTGGTGACGGAGATTCTCCGGGAGCAGTACATCGCCGCGGGGATTCGCGTGGAAATCGTCCACACCGCCGCCACGGACGTCATCACCCTGCCCGCCGGCAGCCCGGTGAACCTGAACAACGTCGCCAGCTTCGGCGGAGGGTACGGAGGCCTCGCGCCCTCGGCGGACCAGCTCGCGCTCATCAACCTGGTGCGCGGCGTGGACCCCGCCGGGCCCACCAACACCAACACGGTGTACCTCATGTTCGTGGGCAACCTGAACACCGGCAACCGCGGCGAGTCCTTCCCGGATGGGTGGATTCCCGCGGGCTCCCCCGCCAGGAACTTCGTCGTCGCGGCGGGGCGGGCCGCCGCCATCGGCGACACGGGCGCGCACGAGGTGGGCCACATGCTCACCAACGCCACCCTGACGGCGGGCGAGGCCAGTGGCGCGACGGCCGGCTGGGCCGGTGGCGGGCACTACGGCGGCACCCACGCCATCTACAACCTGATGAGGGGCGGGACCATCATCACCAACCCCCGGACCCATCTCAACACCAAGCGGCTGTGGGACGACACCGCCGTCCACACCGTGCAGCAGATTACCCGTGCGCGCTCCACGCGCTTCCTGAGGAACCCATGA
- a CDS encoding Uma2 family endonuclease: MSDKPSRPGSAYEALERLPPHVVGEIIDGELYVSPRPRMVHGRAAFRLGKRLMPFDDEPGQEGPGGWVFIPEPELHLGGDVLVPDLAGWRRERMPELPDVVGVELAPDWLCEVLSPSTEKLDRAGKMAVYAREGVRHLWLVDPRPQTLEVYRLEGGSWLLLGTHSGNAAVHAEPFDALPLKLTSFWQR; encoded by the coding sequence ATGAGCGACAAGCCGTCACGACCGGGAAGCGCATACGAGGCGCTGGAGCGCCTCCCGCCGCACGTCGTCGGCGAAATCATCGACGGTGAGCTGTACGTGAGCCCCCGCCCTCGAATGGTTCACGGACGGGCGGCCTTCCGGCTCGGTAAGCGGCTGATGCCGTTCGATGATGAACCAGGGCAGGAGGGGCCCGGAGGCTGGGTCTTCATCCCCGAGCCTGAATTGCACCTGGGTGGCGATGTCCTGGTGCCAGACCTCGCGGGATGGCGGCGAGAGCGCATGCCCGAATTGCCGGACGTCGTCGGAGTGGAACTCGCACCTGACTGGCTCTGCGAGGTGCTTTCTCCCTCCACAGAGAAGCTGGACCGGGCCGGGAAGATGGCCGTGTACGCGCGCGAGGGGGTGCGGCACCTGTGGCTCGTGGACCCGCGTCCCCAGACGCTGGAGGTCTACCGGTTGGAGGGCGGAAGCTGGCTGCTGCTCGGTACGCATTCGGGCAATGCCGCGGTGCACGCCGAGCCCTTCGACGCGCTTCCCCTGAAGCTCACCTCTTTCTGGCAGCGCTGA
- a CDS encoding NHL repeat-containing protein, which produces MLAGLSLFWSQTSLGGGAADAGAPNPVTGDFLIPFGVGVDELNGRVLVADTAHRRIKYTDISTLAGGTPTWSEVGFVADPAQEQALNQPQGVAADAQGNLYALDSVGGEVELYRWNAATSSYTYDAAFASATRNTVAGVNITQPKDLAVGPLGRVYLLDSGNSRILVADGPNDTSWEVAHSDPTWFGASGFDVGPDGTFYVADTGNNQIVKIPAVGAPLRFGSMGTGTSQFRSPRDVAVAPDGMMWVADAQNHRVTVFRPDGSFDSTLGIAPLFTSPQKLEIDGLGRVFVIDSDAARLVAFLGSGAPKPFDLYVRDYLGDTGTEPTGTSFTLSSPDILVRHRPDVNLATAAQQGLGFYAFEQPRHGTNNYVYVMVRNRNSAPATNSAVRLYWGDPASPLVFPTNWSDAGFFESYSSATVNVPGNLATVPTVPGAVTTVHGVTVVGPIIFRPPAPEDATAADGRFLLTARVSNLYDRLTPATGLDEVRKNNNLALRPAQVSRGPFPDGVQDTLVLRVNFPDVSGSADEATVTERVDALTQWINEVSYNLATLVPVYKNPLALTHNSTHYYTDTQTPLVELATDALGGLLALEPGALDGATSDPEDDIDRVILVVNDPAFTRDWATTGNWPYVVGGNTRWLSVSIQGPSNSLAQYAHGYSHQFGLVDLFAHENVEFPVAEPANRWDNMALPFEGAHPLVWSKQYASWVTSSGGQVFFIPRPPGTSPRTGQPAIPVSFQSTLVAGQYGAIAIGLTPGVTSFEEETHFYWVEARTQALANRDQTVPGKGVLVYYANKAIPQGQVPVVIRDRTPATTVGDAALGVGGTDAPPGTGISVRVAAERPSNGGYDVTVDYTPPVDYNVRIRVGNPPWTSPDIWVDNQEDGGGYNTTQVDERPIADQDNRIYARVYNDGPADAYDTEVRFLLSAPYHTVDGVGSFDLYKSVIIPVIPSGEFRDIYVVWKPVGVDDPHNCVKVQLRRMTYDTNASDNDAQQNLWVKPSSHASPYDEVDFGFQFKNAGEKPQLVYFRYEGLPAHWKQDFGPRKAMVKPGELLEGHLKFQPDEKDKDCVKHDAHVTAWVPRGDTLVRLGGATVRTPLMRRTTVVIESTEVQKVSCKEFPAYHLEPDKKSRVYFYDPKKPPESCGLIRVKGYTKPERPGQKFLLRYTDGAGNPVYQTVTTTTGGTFEDYRLTVAGGKWSATAIYPGDGKCSGSGRTNTEVFEVPLDTKGDQDGDGLPDKEEVQGDADGDGLPNVLDVDSDNDGLPDGKEPPGDDDKDGVDNVVDKDNKG; this is translated from the coding sequence TTGCTCGCAGGTCTCTCCCTCTTCTGGAGTCAGACCTCCCTGGGCGGCGGCGCGGCCGATGCCGGCGCGCCCAACCCCGTCACCGGCGACTTCCTCATTCCCTTCGGCGTGGGCGTCGACGAGCTGAACGGGCGCGTGCTGGTGGCGGACACCGCCCACCGGCGCATCAAGTACACGGACATCTCCACCCTCGCGGGAGGCACCCCCACCTGGTCGGAGGTCGGCTTCGTGGCGGACCCCGCCCAGGAGCAGGCCCTCAACCAGCCCCAGGGCGTGGCCGCCGACGCGCAGGGCAACCTCTACGCGCTGGACAGCGTGGGCGGTGAGGTGGAGCTGTACCGGTGGAACGCCGCCACCTCCAGCTACACGTACGACGCGGCCTTCGCCTCCGCCACGCGCAACACCGTGGCGGGTGTGAATATCACCCAGCCGAAGGACCTCGCCGTGGGGCCGCTGGGCCGGGTGTACCTGCTCGACTCGGGCAACAGCCGCATCCTCGTGGCGGACGGGCCGAACGACACGAGCTGGGAAGTCGCGCACTCGGACCCCACGTGGTTCGGCGCCAGCGGGTTCGACGTGGGCCCGGATGGCACCTTCTACGTGGCGGACACGGGCAACAACCAGATTGTCAAAATCCCCGCGGTGGGCGCGCCCCTGCGCTTCGGCTCCATGGGCACGGGCACCTCGCAGTTCCGCAGCCCGCGCGACGTCGCCGTGGCGCCGGACGGGATGATGTGGGTGGCCGACGCGCAGAACCACCGCGTCACCGTCTTCCGCCCGGATGGGAGCTTCGACTCCACCCTGGGCATCGCCCCCCTGTTCACCTCGCCGCAGAAGCTGGAGATTGACGGGCTGGGGCGCGTGTTCGTCATCGACTCGGACGCCGCGCGGCTGGTGGCCTTCCTGGGCTCGGGCGCGCCGAAGCCGTTCGACTTGTACGTGCGCGACTACCTGGGAGACACCGGCACGGAGCCCACCGGGACGAGCTTCACCCTGTCCTCCCCGGACATCCTGGTGCGCCACCGGCCGGACGTGAATCTGGCCACCGCGGCCCAGCAGGGGCTGGGGTTCTACGCCTTCGAGCAGCCGCGCCACGGCACCAACAACTACGTCTATGTGATGGTGCGCAACCGCAACAGCGCGCCCGCCACCAACTCCGCCGTGCGGCTGTACTGGGGGGACCCGGCCTCGCCGCTCGTCTTCCCCACGAACTGGAGCGACGCCGGCTTCTTCGAGAGCTACTCCAGCGCCACCGTCAACGTGCCCGGCAACCTGGCCACCGTGCCCACCGTGCCCGGCGCCGTGACGACGGTCCACGGCGTCACCGTGGTGGGCCCCATCATCTTCCGGCCTCCCGCGCCGGAGGACGCCACGGCGGCTGACGGCCGCTTCCTGCTGACGGCGCGCGTGTCCAACCTCTATGACCGGCTGACGCCCGCCACGGGGCTGGACGAGGTGCGCAAGAACAACAACCTCGCGCTCCGTCCGGCCCAGGTGAGCCGGGGCCCGTTCCCGGATGGCGTCCAGGACACGCTGGTCCTCCGGGTGAACTTCCCGGACGTCTCCGGCAGCGCGGACGAGGCCACCGTCACCGAGCGCGTCGACGCGCTGACGCAGTGGATCAACGAGGTCAGCTACAACCTGGCCACGCTGGTGCCCGTGTACAAGAACCCCCTGGCGCTGACCCACAACAGCACCCACTACTACACGGACACGCAGACGCCGCTGGTGGAGCTGGCCACGGACGCGCTGGGCGGGCTGCTGGCCCTCGAGCCCGGCGCGCTGGACGGCGCCACCTCGGACCCCGAGGATGACATTGACCGGGTCATCCTCGTGGTGAACGACCCGGCCTTCACGCGGGACTGGGCCACGACGGGCAACTGGCCCTACGTCGTCGGAGGCAACACCCGCTGGCTCTCCGTCTCCATCCAGGGGCCGAGCAACTCCCTGGCGCAGTATGCCCACGGCTACTCGCACCAGTTCGGGCTCGTGGACCTGTTCGCCCACGAGAATGTGGAGTTCCCCGTCGCCGAGCCCGCCAACCGGTGGGACAACATGGCGCTGCCCTTCGAGGGAGCGCACCCGCTGGTGTGGTCCAAGCAGTACGCCTCGTGGGTGACGAGCAGCGGCGGGCAGGTTTTCTTCATCCCCCGGCCGCCGGGGACCTCGCCCCGCACGGGCCAGCCGGCCATTCCGGTCAGCTTCCAGAGCACGCTGGTGGCGGGGCAGTACGGCGCCATCGCCATCGGCCTGACGCCGGGTGTGACTTCCTTCGAGGAGGAGACGCACTTCTACTGGGTGGAGGCGCGCACGCAGGCGCTGGCGAACCGGGACCAGACGGTGCCGGGCAAGGGCGTGCTCGTGTACTACGCCAACAAGGCGATTCCGCAGGGCCAGGTGCCGGTGGTCATTCGTGACAGGACTCCGGCCACGACGGTGGGCGACGCGGCGCTGGGCGTGGGCGGCACGGACGCGCCTCCGGGCACGGGCATCAGCGTGCGCGTGGCCGCCGAGCGCCCCTCCAACGGCGGCTATGACGTCACCGTCGATTACACGCCGCCCGTGGACTACAACGTGCGCATCCGCGTGGGCAACCCGCCCTGGACGAGCCCGGACATCTGGGTGGACAACCAGGAGGACGGGGGCGGCTACAACACGACGCAGGTGGACGAGCGGCCCATCGCGGACCAGGACAACCGCATCTACGCCCGCGTCTACAACGACGGCCCGGCGGATGCGTACGACACCGAGGTCCGCTTCCTGCTCTCCGCGCCGTACCACACCGTGGATGGCGTGGGCTCGTTCGACCTGTACAAGAGCGTCATCATCCCCGTGATTCCCTCGGGCGAGTTCCGGGACATCTACGTGGTGTGGAAGCCCGTGGGCGTGGATGACCCGCACAACTGCGTGAAGGTGCAGCTGCGCAGGATGACCTACGACACCAACGCCAGCGACAACGACGCCCAGCAGAACCTCTGGGTGAAGCCGTCCAGCCACGCCAGTCCGTATGACGAGGTGGACTTCGGCTTCCAGTTCAAGAACGCGGGGGAGAAGCCGCAGCTCGTGTACTTCCGCTATGAGGGCCTGCCCGCGCACTGGAAGCAGGACTTCGGGCCGAGGAAGGCCATGGTGAAGCCGGGCGAGCTGTTGGAGGGGCACCTCAAGTTCCAGCCCGACGAGAAGGACAAGGACTGCGTCAAGCACGACGCCCACGTCACCGCGTGGGTGCCGCGCGGGGACACGCTGGTGCGGCTGGGTGGCGCCACCGTGCGCACGCCGCTCATGCGCCGCACCACGGTGGTCATCGAGTCGACGGAAGTGCAGAAGGTGAGCTGCAAGGAGTTCCCCGCGTATCACCTGGAGCCGGACAAGAAGAGCAGGGTCTACTTCTACGACCCGAAGAAGCCGCCCGAGAGCTGTGGCCTCATCCGCGTGAAGGGCTACACGAAGCCCGAGCGGCCGGGCCAGAAGTTCCTCCTGCGCTACACGGATGGCGCAGGCAACCCCGTCTACCAGACGGTGACGACGACCACCGGCGGCACCTTCGAGGACTACCGGCTCACCGTGGCGGGCGGCAAGTGGTCTGCCACGGCCATCTACCCGGGTGACGGCAAGTGCAGCGGCTCGGGACGGACGAACACGGAGGTGTTCGAGGTTCCGCTCGACACGAAGGGCGACCAGGACGGTGACGGGCTGCCGGACAAGGAAGAGGTCCAGGGCGACGCGGACGGGGACGGCCTGCCGAACGTGCTCGACGTGGACAGCGACAACGACGGCCTGCCGGACGGCAAGGAGCCGCCGGGCGACGACGACAAGGACGGCGTGGACAACGTCGTCGACAAGGACAACAAGGGCTAG
- a CDS encoding Uma2 family endonuclease yields MSDKPTRRELAYEALERLPPNVVGEIIDGELYVSPRPRMIHGRAAFLLGDQLMPFDNQSERKGPGGWIFVPEPELHLGEDVLVPDLAGWRRERMLELPDVVGVELAPDWLCEVLSPSTEKLDRARKMAVYAREGVKHLWLADPRPQTLEVYRLEGGKWLLLGTHTGDLTVHAEPFEALPVKLGSLWRR; encoded by the coding sequence ATGAGTGACAAGCCGACACGACGGGAGCTTGCATACGAGGCGCTGGAGCGCCTCCCGCCGAACGTCGTCGGCGAAATCATCGACGGCGAGCTGTACGTGAGTCCTCGCCCTCGAATGATTCACGGACGGGCGGCCTTCCTGCTCGGCGACCAGCTCATGCCATTCGACAACCAATCGGAGCGTAAAGGCCCCGGAGGCTGGATCTTCGTTCCCGAGCCTGAACTGCACTTGGGCGAAGATGTGCTGGTCCCCGACCTCGCGGGCTGGCGACGCGAGCGCATGCTCGAGCTGCCGGATGTCGTCGGAGTGGAGCTTGCTCCTGACTGGCTCTGCGAGGTGCTCTCCCCTTCCACCGAGAAGCTGGACCGGGCCCGGAAGATGGCGGTCTACGCACGGGAGGGAGTGAAGCACCTGTGGCTCGCGGACCCGCGTCCCCAGACGCTGGAGGTCTACCGGCTGGAGGGCGGAAAGTGGCTCCTGCTCGGCACGCACACGGGTGACCTCACTGTCCACGCCGAGCCGTTCGAGGCGCTTCCCGTGAAGTTGGGCTCGCTCTGGCGGCGCTGA